The genomic window agaggaaggccctcaaaattgtcaaagactccagccaccatagtcatagactgttctctctgctaccgcacggcaagcggtaccggagtgccaagtctaggtccaaagacttctcaacagcttctacccccaagccataagactcctgaacagctaatcatggcttcccagactatttgcactgccccccccaccccatctttttacgctgctgctactctgttaattatttatgcatagtcactttaactctacccacatgtacatattacttcaactacctcaactagccggtgcccccgcacattgcctctgcaccggtacccccctgtatatatagcctccctactgttattttattttacttctgctcttttttttctcaacacttttttgttgttgttttattttacatttttattaaaaataaatgcactgttggttaagggctgtaagtaagcatttcactgtaatgtctgcacctgttgtattcggcgcatgtggccaataaaatttgatttgatttgatttgaaattaaaCAACAAGAAGCATTGGTGGAGTCATTTTGATCTCACTTTGCTTGGCAGTGTATGTCCTTGCGTTGTCTTTGACTGCTTTTTTGAGGATGTTGTAGCACACACTCCTCTTTAGGCTCTTCTCCAGGGTCTTGAGCTTGGCAAAGCTGTCCACATTTAATACGTGCTTGTTAGGGGGATCTGAAGCGATCTGTCTCAGCTCGTTCTCGTCAGCATCCTTGATCCCCACTGCGTAGACAGTGATGCCAGCTCGGCGCAGTGCAGCAGCATGAGAAGTTACGTTGTCCTGGGACTTTCCGTCTGTGATGACAATCGCAACCTGCTGCACCCCCTGTTCTATCCGACTGCCCCTCTCCTTGATAAACATCTTCTCCCTGGCATACTCCAGGGCCTCGCCAGTGTACGTGAGACCGCGACGGTAGGGCAAGATCTTGATGTACTGAAGGATATTACTTTTTTCTTGGAAGGAGTTGAGGTAGACCTGAGCCGAGGCCTTGTTGCTGTAGAGGACGATGCCCACCCTCACCCTGTTGAAGTTCACTTCCAGGCCGTCCACTATCTTGTGGATGAATCCACGAACCAGCTGGAAGTTTGCAGTTCCAATGCTCGAAGATTCATCAACTATAAACACAATGTCAGCCAGCGAAGCTTCACTGCAATCTGCAATAGAGAGGAAATTGTTAGTCAACAGCTCTTATCCTTTATGCATGAGCAATTATTTCACAGGAGATCAGATATTCACTTAATTCACCACAAATCCCCAAATGAAATGCCCTTACCATCGGTCACAGTGACCACCTCCTCTTCAGTCTCAAAGACAGTCTTTAGCACGGAGGCAATGGATGTAGTTTGGTAAAAGAATGGCGAGGTGGCCATTACTTGTAGTTCTGGAAGTGTAGATTCACCCAACCCGATGGACACAATGGTTGTCCCTTCAGATTTGATAGTGCGTGCCACCTTCATCACGTTATCCTTCGAATCCCCCCCTGTCACTGTGACTAGAAACTGCCGGTAGCCTTGTTCGTTACGGCCACCAGACGCTGTGGTGAAGAAGTGTGTGCGGGCGTATTCCAGGGCATCGCCCAAGTAACGAGACCTGTTGGGGCGCAGCGGCAGCCTGAATTTCTTGAACGCCGCCATGTACTCTTCCTTGGTGTTGTGGGTGTTCAGTAAGAACTCCACCTTGGTGTCCTGGGCAAACTGGGCCAGACCCAGGCGCGTGGTTTTACTGCTCGGGTTGAGTTGGTTGACCAATCGCATCAGAAGGGTTCTGACCTGCTGGAAGTCTGCCTGCATCATATTGCTGTCCACCAGGAAGAAGACATCAGAGAACTTTGGGATCAGAGCTGAAAACATATTAAAATAAAGGAAATAATAATTGTTATGACAGCAGTGTGAATGTATGCCATATTTAATTTTCATTTTTAGAAGTGGTCCCTTTAATATTGACTTTTATGTTGGCACAAGTGGCAGTAGACAATGTCTGCCTCTCAAGGTTGAATACTTTTGTTTAGAACAGGTACAACTATAGCAAGTCTCTTGGATTAGACACTTTGCAGGTCCAACATTCACCATTTGttacaacatacagtatgttacctTATAAAAGTATCTTACCCATCCTCTGGTTCTCCATGGAGACACAGACAGTCTGCAGCAGACCCTGAGAAAGTGTATGTAGGGCCTGGAAACGTTCAATGCTGACCAGGAAATGCTCGTGGGGCCTGTTAGCGATAGCCTTCAGCTCGGTGATGTTGGCTGCCCCCACTCCAATAGCAAACACAATGACCCCATGCTGCCTTAGCGCCTTGGCTGGCGGCACTACGTCGTCCACAGACTCCCCGTCGGTGAGCACCACAGCAATCTGAGGCACCCTCTGATCAGCGCGGCTCCCTTTGGCCGTGGTGAAAAACTCTTCCCGAAGGACGGTAATGGCTTTGCCGGTGGCTGTACCTCCCCCGAGCTGTGGAAGCCTGTCCACTTGTTCCAGTAGGGCCCTTTTGTCCGTATGTTCACCCAAATGGAATTGCTTCTGGATCTCGTTACTGAACTGGGCCAGTCCTACGCGAACCTTGTCCGCTCCGATATCCAGCCCCTCGATGAAGCTGTGGAGAAACCTCCGAACCTCCTGGAAATTTGTAGGGCTGATGCTGGTGGAGCCATCCACAAGGAACACAATGTCAGCCACTGTGGCACTGCGGCACTCTGGAGACGAAGGAAAATAATACTTAATGTAATTTATTTATAAAGAATATTTTTCAAATTTAAACAATGAATACACTGTTATAGTACCTTGGACCACTTGGGAGATCGGTCTCTTTGCCTCATCTATGGTAGTACACAGCATCTGGACGAGGATCTGGGAGATCCCCTGCAGCGCGGCAAAGTCCGACACGCTGTACACGTGCTGGTCGTGAGGCGTAGTGGCGATCTCCTTCAGCTGATCTTCGTCTGCTTCTTTGATCCCGATGGCGTACAGTGTGACGCCCCGCTTCTTCAGCTTAAGGGCATGCAGCCCCACTTTGTCCAGCGATTTGCCGTCAGTGATCACCACGGCGATCTGGGGCACGTTCTCGTTCACTCGGCTCCCGGCTCGGTCAACAAAGAGCTCGTTCAGCAGGAAGTCCAGGCCCAGGCCCGTCTTGGTTTCACCACCCATATAAGGCAGGTTGTTGATGTACTGCAGTATGTCCTGTTTGTCCTGGAAGGTGTTAAGGAGGAACTCGGTGCGCACCGTGTTGCTGTACTGGACCAGACCGATGCGCACCTGGTCGGGGGCCACGTCAAAGCTGTTGACCAGCGTGTACAAAAACTGGCGGATCTGCTTGAAGTTCTCTGAGCCAACGCTCCATGAGCCGTCCACCAGGAAGACGATGTCTGCCACGGCCTCTTCCTTGCAGACTGGGAGAGGAAGAGAACAGTCGTCAGCCAATGGAATTTCTTACACATGTCTAAACCACAAGAATGCAATGAatgcaattaatcaatcaatcaatcgattaatcaaatattatttgtacAGTGCTTTTATAAAAACACATTTCTTATAACTGCTCAACAGTCTAAAAATCCAACGAGTTGGTCGTAATtttgtatttgtgtgttatttcttcaaCGCTTCTCTGTTTATGCCATTCTGGACTGTGTTCTGCATTCTGGACTGATTCAGATGTCAGGAGACAAACATGCTTACCTGTTTTTTGTGCTCCGTTGACTAGAAAACATGCTGCTATGGTGAAGATGGCCAGGAGGCCCTGTGTCCCCTCCATGTTGGAACgtttctctagtctctctccttgaaacacaaacatagacagaTCAACTGTTGGAACACAGAGAGTTGCTGTTTATCAGATCAAGTTGTGTTGACAACAGATTCAACTGAAATGTGGTTCGATCTAATTTAAACATAGCATCCTGTGACATCCTACAAATCACAGGAACATGTCAAAAAATCATTCAAGTCTTCATTTATAAATGTTTCTTACATCATAACATTATTTTGTACTACTCATGCATGTGCAACAGTGTTACTTCCGTCCTTCTCCTCACCCCAATCTGGGCTCGAAATAGGTATCCTATGAACACATCAACAACTGCCTCCCACGAAGCATCGgtacctatcgctccacaaaagccacggcccttgcagagcaagggaaacaactacttcaaggtctcagagagTGTTGTCACCGATTAGAATGccactagtgcgcaccgctagctagccatttcacaccggttacacatgTCAGTGCCTAAATTAGATTATACATTTCTTAAATAGTTTGTGGCatttggggggagggagggaggcaatgtggagggagaggaaagggtACCGTGACAATTtgagtatcttacagtaaaatcAAGAGCCAACATTTAATGACTTCAGAGCACAGGTGGCCAAACATGCAACTAGTAAATCAGACCTGAGGCAACATGAAGCATCTGTATTAAATGGATTTCTCTGGGTTGCTGCTCTGTAAACGGATAGCCAACCAGTTCCAGATGCAGTGCATCAGACAACATCTAAGGTCCCtgattgcttgtgtgtgtgtgtgcgtgtgtgcgtgtgtgtttgtgtgtgcacgcgtccgtgtgtgtgtgtacgcaaaGGACACTGGATTGATGGTTAAAATCAAACCTTTTTGAGGAAACCAGTCTGTGCAGGTATAACAAGGGGGCTCTCCTGTTTGAGTGGAGGATTTGGCCACACTAGTCTCCTTCCCCCAAGCCATTTCAATATAGTCATGTCTATATCAATTTGCTGAtcacactacactcttagaaaaaaaggtgctatctagaacctaaaagggttctttggctgtccccataggataaccttttaaagaacccttttgggttccatgtagaaccctttccacagaggatgCTACACGGAACCCAAAAGAGTACTACCTAAAACCAAAacgggttctacctagaaccaaaaagggttctcctttggggtcatccaaagaacccttttgcaacccttttttctaagtgcgcacacacaaacacacactggtccTTTGTCACACTTTTAGGACATTTGGGACATTCGTGTCCATTTGAGACATTGCCAGTGCCTTCTTTTTTAATGTGAAGGGAACAGAAGTGTTAATTTCCTGCCTGGCAGTATGGAATGTGTGCACCACATCCTAGACCAAGGGCATGTCGAAGAGGGCCCTCATCTGAATTCTTCTTCCTTGTTCCTTTCACTCCCCAGCAGGATTCACCTAATGTATAACACAGCCAATAAATATGTATTTAGGACAAGATTCAGCTAATATAAAACAGCCTATAAATGTCTTTAGGACAGGATCCAGCTAATGTAAAACACCTTATAAATGTCTTTAGGACAGGATTCAGCTAATGTTAAACACAGCCTATACATTTCTTTAGGACAGGATTCAGCTAATGTAAAACAGCCTATAAATGTCTTTAGGACAAAGGCCCTTTGAAaatacttcctctttatggattATCTGTAGATTCGACCACCATTCCCAAATGGATTCCAAATATGCCGTCCTATCTTGCAATCCaactaaaataaaaatacaattctGATAGGTTTCCTTTACAAACAATGCTTGATGTACCTGGGTCCAGTCAGACTTACTCAAGAGAAAGGGTATTGGAAATGGCTAGAACATACTGTACAGTTTTTCAGTCAGAAAGCGCAACAATAATCAACTCAGCGATTAAAACAGACTGTATCCagagagagtgtgtctgtgtgtatgtgcctaGTTAGTGTGTACTGTAGGTGTCAGGTTGTTTAAGAGTCTTAGATCAACGCTTGTTGAGGCCCGATCCCAAAGAGTTGAGCATTTCAGGAAACGGGGGACCATCCTAACTGGATGCACCTGGACGTAGTCATGATTTGCAAACCTCCATTTCAAACAAGAATCACTGTTTGAAAGGGCGGTCTTGACATCTCATTTGTTCAGGACAGAGTCCACTGAATATATTTACATCTGGGTCTAACAGATCTCCATGCAGATTTCCTTCATGCTCTGTTCTCTATCACGGTTTACTTAGGCAGCGTTCAAAGCAATTCCTTTCCGGTCCACAGAGTGGGGTCTAAAAGAGTGGGGCCCCATTGTTTTCAATGGCAAATCATCTATTCCACTCAGAAACTGTGGTCACAGATTGACCGTGAACATTAAGGCACAAGGGATCTGTTTAATTATGGAGTACTGTAAAGCTTTCTATAGGACACCACCACCATTTTGTTTACCTCTTCATGTTGAGTCAAGGTCAAGATTGTCTTTTATGGTCAGAACAGTCCAGTACAATTATCCAAGACTGACTTTAATATAACATATAAATCAACAATAGGGTTTCAGTGGTTGGTTTATTGCAAGCAGAATTAATGTTTGTTACCTATCAGTCCATGTTGACTGTTGAACTGATGACCGTGGGGTTCTGGTAGGCATCAGTTCTAAACTGCTTACCTGCATGACTGCGACATCAAACATacacatcatcatcataaagCCCAAACACATGTGAATGGATCCTATTTCAAAGCTTTTCACCACGGCTGTATGCTGTTGTTGGCTCTGCTGACAAGAAGTCAgagacctacagtaccagtcaaacgtttggacacacctactcattcaagggtttttctttatttttactactttttacattttagaataatagtgaagacatcaaaactatgaaataaaaaagtggttcttcaaatagccaccctttgccttgatgacagctttacacactcttggcattctctcaaccagcttcacctggaatgtttttccaacagtcttgaaggagttcccacatgtgctgagcacttgttggctgcttttccttcactctgccgtccgactcatcccaaaccatctcaattgggttgatgtcgggggattgtggaggccaggtcatctaatgcagcactccatcactctccttcttggtaaaatagcccttacacagcctggaggtgtgttgggtcattgccctgttgaaaaacaaatgatagtcccactaagcccaaaccagatgggatggcatatcgctgcagaatgctgtggtagacatgctggttaagtgtgccttgaattctaaataaatcacaaatagtgttaccagcaaagcacccccacaccatcacacctcctcctccatgctttacggtgggaactacacatgcggagatcatctgttcacccacaccgcgtctcacaaagacacagcggtttgaaccaaaaatctccaatttggattccagaccaaacgacaaatttccaccggtctaatgtccattgctcgtgtttcttggcccaagcaggtctcttcttcttattggtgtcctttagtagttgtttctttgcagcaattcaaccatgaaggcttgattcacacagtctcttctgaacagttgaatttgagatgtgtctattactatgtgaagcatttatttgggctgtaatttctgaggctggtaattctaatgaacacaactgattggctcaaacgcattaagaatgaaataaattccacaaattaacacctgttaatttaaatgcattccaggtgactacctcatgaagctggatgagagaatgccaagagtgtgcaaagctgtcatcaaggcaagggttggctatttgaagaatctcaaatataacatatattttgttttgtttaacactttttttggttactacatattttatttgttatttttgtcatttagcagacgctcttatccagagcgacttacatgagcaattagggttaagtgccttgctcaagggcacagacagatttttcacctagtcggctcggggattagaaccagggacctttcggttactggcacaacgctcttaaccactaagctacctgccgccccatgattccatatgtgttatttaatagttttgatgtcttcactattattctacaatgtaaaaaattgtacaaataaagaaaaacctgtccaaacgtttgactggtagtgtacaggaAAACCAAAGTCACAGCTTTAtgttcttcttcctctcctctttctctaaaTAGAGAAGACTAACATTTACTCCTTATCACTTTCGATTTACAGCTGGTGCCGGCTGTGTTTTATACACAGACGTTGAGGCTTTAGGAGGTGTAAACAAAGGAACTTGGCTGTTCAATGTACAGAACTACAGGCCATGCCAGTCTGGCTGTGGACCAcagaggctgtgtttacacaggcagcccaattcagatccTTTGCCAATTATTTCCACATCTGATACCTATCTGATCTTGTCCCTAATGTGTAAACAGCAAcactaaaaaaaaaacagaatctGATCTTTTGATTTCTGATTTATACCACCTCCATATGTGGATCTCAATCCTGATAGAATTCTGATGCTACATATGTGACCTCAGTCTGGATGCTCAAATCTGAATTGATTTGCTCTGAAGTGTTATTATTTTAAAGAAATGATGCACATCACCTGCCATTACCATGGCAACCACCCCAACATTTTAAGGTATGGTGACAGGAAATGAACATTGCATCTGTGTGCTACTTCAGAGGCTACATCAGTGAGAATGTGCAAAtctgatatgggtcacatgtaaaactgagtGTGGACACACAGAAAAAAAAGATTGGATATGGAAAACAAATCTGAATTGGATTCTTCGGGTAGCTGTGGAAACACAGCCAGAGTGTTTTTAAAAGGACAGTAGCAGCAGCTTTTCCAGAAAACCACTATCACAGCTCATTTCAATCATGTGGAAAGTTCAGAAGCCTGTGAAACTGTGCCTGTTTGAAATAAAAGCTTTCTTATAGATTCCTATTTGTCATGTAGCTGAGTTAGATCACCTTGGCAGCAGTGGTTGCTGTAGTCTTACTGTTATTCAGAATGTGGCGGTTGGTGAGAGAGTTTGAATCTCTGATGCAGCGGCTGAGGTTGCATCAAA from Coregonus clupeaformis isolate EN_2021a unplaced genomic scaffold, ASM2061545v1 scaf3128, whole genome shotgun sequence includes these protein-coding regions:
- the LOC123489658 gene encoding collagen alpha-4(VI) chain-like — encoded protein: MEGTQGLLAIFTIAACFLVNGAQKTVCKEEAVADIVFLVDGSWSVGSENFKQIRQFLYTLVNSFDVAPDQVRIGLVQYSNTVRTEFLLNTFQDKQDILQYINNLPYMGGETKTGLGLDFLLNELFVDRAGSRVNENVPQIAVVITDGKSLDKVGLHALKLKKRGVTLYAIGIKEADEDQLKEIATTPHDQHVYSVSDFAALQGISQILVQMLCTTIDEAKRPISQVVQECRSATVADIVFLVDGSTSISPTNFQEVRRFLHSFIEGLDIGADKVRVGLAQFSNEIQKQFHLGEHTDKRALLEQVDRLPQLGGGTATGKAITVLREEFFTTAKGSRADQRVPQIAVVLTDGESVDDVVPPAKALRQHGVIVFAIGVGAANITELKAIANRPHEHFLVSIERFQALHTLSQGLLQTVCVSMENQRMALIPKFSDVFFLVDSNMMQADFQQVRTLLMRLVNQLNPSSKTTRLGLAQFAQDTKVEFLLNTHNTKEEYMAAFKKFRLPLRPNRSRYLGDALEYARTHFFTTASGGRNEQGYRQFLVTVTGGDSKDNVMKVARTIKSEGTTIVSIGLGESTLPELQVMATSPFFYQTTSIASVLKTVFETEEEVVTVTDDCSEASLADIVFIVDESSSIGTANFQLVRGFIHKIVDGLEVNFNRVRVGIVLYSNKASAQVYLNSFQEKSNILQYIKILPYRRGLTYTGEALEYAREKMFIKERGSRIEQGVQQVAIVITDGKSQDNVTSHAAALRRAGITVYAVGIKDADENELRQIASDPPNKHVLNVDSFAKLKTLEKSLKRSVCYNILKKAVKDNARTYTAKQ